In one window of Brassica rapa cultivar Chiifu-401-42 chromosome A07, CAAS_Brap_v3.01, whole genome shotgun sequence DNA:
- the LOC103831219 gene encoding putative caffeoyl-CoA O-methyltransferase At1g67980 isoform X1 yields the protein MANEIPTKGILKTEALKHYILETSAYPREHELLKELRKATVQKYGNLSEMEVPVDEGLLLSMLLKITNAKNTLELGVFTGYSLLSTALALPDDGRITAIDIDKEAYEVGLEFIKKAGVDHKINFIHSDGIKALDQLVKDKKEFDFAFADADKSNYVNFHERLLKLVKVGGIIAFDNTLWFGFVAEDEEGVPEHMREYRKALIEFNKKLALDTRIEVSQISIGDGVTLCRRLV from the exons ATGGCGAATGAAATACCTACCAAAGGGATCCTCAAGACAGAAGCTCTGAAacat TACATCTTGGAAACGTCAGCGTATCCAAGAGAGCATGAACTGCTTAAGGAACTTCGTAAAGCTACAGTCCAGAAATATGGCAATTT AAGCGAGATGGAAGTTCCGGTTGATGAGGGTCTTCTTCTATCGATGCTTTTAAAGATCACGAATGCTAAGAACACTCTCGAGCTCGGTGTTTTCACCGGTTACTCTCTTCTCTCCACGGCCCTTGCGTTACCTGATGATGGCCGc ATTACTGCAATAGATATTGATAAAGAAGCCTATGAAGTGGGACTAGAGTTTATCAAGAAGGCAGGTGTTGATCACAAGATCAATTTCATACACTCCGATGGTATTAAGGCCTTAGACCAATTGGTGAAAGAC AAAAAGGAGTTTGATTTCGCATTTGCGGATGCTGACAAGTCGAACTACGTCAACTTCCATGAGAGGCTTTTGAAACTGGTGAAGGTTGGAGGAATCATTGCGTTTGACAACACCTTGTGGTTTGGTTTTGTGGCTGAGGACGAAGAGGGAGTTCCTGAGCATATGAGGGAATATAGAAAGGCTCTTATAGAATTCAATAAGAAATTGGCTTTGGATACTCGAATTGAGGTCTCTCAGATTTCCATTGGAGATGGTGTCACGCTCTGCAGGCGCCTTGTATGA
- the LOC103831219 gene encoding putative caffeoyl-CoA O-methyltransferase At1g67980 isoform X2 — MLRTLSSSVFSPVTLFSPRPLRYLMMAITAIDIDKEAYEVGLEFIKKAGVDHKINFIHSDGIKALDQLVKDKKEFDFAFADADKSNYVNFHERLLKLVKVGGIIAFDNTLWFGFVAEDEEGVPEHMREYRKALIEFNKKLALDTRIEVSQISIGDGVTLCRRLV, encoded by the exons ATGCTAAGAACACTCTCGAGCTCGGTGTTTTCACCGGTTACTCTCTTCTCTCCACGGCCCTTGCGTTACCTGATGATGGCC ATTACTGCAATAGATATTGATAAAGAAGCCTATGAAGTGGGACTAGAGTTTATCAAGAAGGCAGGTGTTGATCACAAGATCAATTTCATACACTCCGATGGTATTAAGGCCTTAGACCAATTGGTGAAAGAC AAAAAGGAGTTTGATTTCGCATTTGCGGATGCTGACAAGTCGAACTACGTCAACTTCCATGAGAGGCTTTTGAAACTGGTGAAGGTTGGAGGAATCATTGCGTTTGACAACACCTTGTGGTTTGGTTTTGTGGCTGAGGACGAAGAGGGAGTTCCTGAGCATATGAGGGAATATAGAAAGGCTCTTATAGAATTCAATAAGAAATTGGCTTTGGATACTCGAATTGAGGTCTCTCAGATTTCCATTGGAGATGGTGTCACGCTCTGCAGGCGCCTTGTATGA
- the LOC103831220 gene encoding CDP-diacylglycerol--inositol 3-phosphatidyltransferase 1, translating to MGKKEERARAEKLSVYLYIPNIVGYMRVVLNCVAFAVCFSNKTLFSLLYFFSFCCDAVDGWCARRFNQVSTFGAVLDMVTDRVSTACLLVVLSQVYRPSLVFLSLLALDIASHWLQMYSTFLAGKSSHKDVKDSTSWLFRLYYGNRIFMCYCCVSCEVLYIILLLIAKNQTENLLNVVVATLTQISPLSFLLALTLLGWSMKQTVNIIQVKTASDVCVLYDIEKQHKKP from the exons ATGGGGAAGAAGGAGGAGAGAGCTAGAGCAGAGAAGTTGTCTGTTTACCTTTATATACCTAACATTGTTG GGTACATGAGAGTTGTATTGAACTGTGTTGCCTTTGCTGTCTGTTTCTCCAACAAAACACTCTTCTCCCTCCTTTATTTCTTCAG CTTTTGTTGTGATGCTGTGGATGGCTGGTGCGCTCGTAGATTTAACCAAG TTTCAACTTTTGGAGCTGTTCTCGACATGGTCACTGATAG AGTTAGCACAGCCTGTCTACTCGTGGTTCTCTCTCAAGTCTACAG GCCTAGCTTGGTCTTCCTTTCACTGCTTGCTCTAGATATTGCTAGTCATTGGCTTCAGATGTACAG TACGTTTCTAGCAGGGAAGAGCAGCCATAAGGATGTGAAAGACAGCACCAGCTGGCTTTTCAGACTCTACTATGGAAACCGGATCTTTATGTGCTACTGCTGTGTTTCTTGCGAG GTTCTGTATATCATTCTCCTTCTCATTGCaaagaaccaaaccgaaaatcTCCTGAAT GTCGTAGTTGCCACTTTAACTCAGATATCACCACTCTCTTTTCTACTGGCTTTGACATTGTTGGGTTGGTCGATGAAACAGACCGTCAATATCATTCAGGTGAAAACAGCTTCCGATGTCTGTGTACTGTATGATATAGAGAAGCAGCACAAGAAGCCTTAG